The Armatimonadota bacterium region CGGTAATCGCCACCTGTGGGTCTATCTCGTACGCGATAGTGCGTGCGCCCCGCAAACCTACTTCCTCCTGCACCGTGGAGACAGCGTACACCGCCGCCTGGAGCTCCGAGCGCTGTTCGCTGAGCAAACGCAGAGCCTCCGCCACCACAAAGCAGCCCATCTTGTTGTCGAACCCGCGTGCTGTGACGAACTCACCCATCAACGGTTGCAGGTCGTAGACGTAAGTGATGGGGTCACCCAGGCGCACCCGCTCCTCCACCTCTTTCTTGCTGGTCGCACCGATGTCAATCCACAGGTCGCTGAGCTCGGGCTTCTTGCGTCGTTCCTCATCGCTCAGCAGGTGTATCGCTTTGCGTCCGATGATGCCCAGCACTGCGCCGTGTTTGGTGTGGATATGTACCCGGTGACCGACCGGCACAATGGAATCATGTCCGCCGACGGGTGAGAAGTAGATGAAGCCTTCGTCGCTGATGTAGTGTACGACGAAACCGATTTCGTCCACGTGCCCGGAGAGCATCACGCGGGGGAAGCCTCCCGGATTGATGACCGCATAGCTGTTGCCCAGCACGTCAGTGTGCACTTCGTCTGCGAAGCGTCCGGTATATTCCCGAAAAATCGCCTGTGCTTTCTGTTCATAGCCCGAGGGACTGGGTGTGTTCACGATCTGTCGCAGGAACTCGAATGACTCTTCTCGCATACACTGTCCTCCGTTCTATCTCTGTAGCTGCTTCATGACCTTCTCCCACCGCTCGCGCATCTGCTCGTCGTAGATATACGGCTCCCAGCCCAGCGAGAGGTAGGTGGCTATTGCAGGCAGGCGCCAGTCGTCGGTGAGCAGATAGATGCGCTGGTAGCCGCGCTGTATCAACAGGCGCACCACCGCCGCGGTGACTACCTTGCCCAGCCCTTTGCCTCGATGGGTGGGGTCGGCGGCAACCCAGTCCAGCACGCCCGCGTTGGGGTGTTGCTCATTCGGAGAGTGGTTCGCCATCGCGGTGGCTACCAGCTCACCGGTTGGTTCGTATTCTACCACAAAGAAACCACCCGGCAAGACATTGCGCATGAAGCGTTGCACGTCGGCAACCGTCCACCCCTCGGCGAAACCCACCTTTCTCATCAGCGCAAGATACTGTTCCTCTTCGCCCGGGCGAATCTGACGCAGGCGATACCCCTCCGGTATCGGTGGTTCGGGCAGAGAGGTGAAACGGTGGGGCGGATAGACCATCTGCAGTTGCGGTTTGGGTTCCGCCTCTGTGCCCCATATCCGTGAGTCGGGCACCTCTACCCAGCGTCCGCCCTGCGCGATGGAAATCTGGCTCATCAAGCCGGGCAGGGTCATATCCAGCGCGTAGTGCACGTCCACCGCAGGCGAACGCTCGCCCCGCACCGCCGCGATAAAGTCTGCCAGCACGAAATAGTCCCCGCCACCGTGTCCGGTACGCCGTGCCATCTCCTCCTGACGTTTCCACTCCTCCGGCAGGAACTGCCCTTCCAGCTCGTGCAGTGGCAACCAGGTGTTCATATCCGGGCACAGACTGCGCAGCCACACGCGATCATGCTCGCCCTGCGCCCGTGCCGATTCGTAACAGCCGTCTGTTCCCTGCAGCTGGTATACATTCATGGCGTGCGGGCGGTCGGAAAGCATATCCAGCCGCAGTTTCACCAGACCGCCAGAGCGCATCTTGCACAGGGTGATGGTGGAATCCTCGTTCTCGTACAGTTCGCCTCGCGCGTCGCGGTAGTGATGCCCGCTTCCCGCACAACACACGGAAACCACCCGGTCGCCCGGCATCCACTCCAAAATGGGACCGATGCTGTGTGTGGGGTACGTGTTGCCGTTGATGCCCGTTTGCCATTTGCGGCGCCAGGGGGTGAGCTCGTTCAGCTCCTTCAGCTCGTGGATATATTCGCCCTCGGCGTAGTAGGTGGTGCCGAAAAGCCCCCGCCGTACCAGCTCCTTCACCAGCACAATCGGCTTGGCGTAGATGTAGTTCTCCGCCATCATGTACACCGCTTTGCTTTGCCGTACCGCCTGTACCAGAGCGCGACATTCTTCCAGCGAGACCGCGGCAGGCACTTCGCTCAGCACATGGATATCACGCTGAAGGGCAGCGATGGACTGCGGTGCGTGCAGCGGCATGGGCGTCGCCACAATCACCGCGTGGATATCCGCCTTCTCCAACATCTGCTCATAGTCGGTAAAGACCTGTTTCGCGCCCGTCATCTCAGCGACGCGCTGCGCCCGTGCCTCGTCCACATCGCACACCGCCTGAATCTGCACATCCGGCAGGGCATCACACGCCGATTTGAAGCTCGCCCCGCGCCCCCCTGCGCCCACAATGCCCAGACGGACTGTTCGGTTGGCCATGTCCCCCTCTCGTTGATGCAGCGCTTGCTAAAGGAGGATTCCGTAACGGCAAACGCAGTTCCTGCCTGCTACATTTCACCTTCGAACGAAGGCGGGTGCGGTATAATAATACCGTTATGGATACTCTGCACATCGGCTTTTTTGAAGTAGACGACTGGCAGGCGCAATACCTGCGCGAAGGCTTACACCGCCTTGGCATCGCCGACAGGGTGCAGATGGACTTCGTGCCCCACCCGCTCCATCCGGACGGATGCGAAGCGTGTGCCCAATATGACGCTGTCGCTATCTTCATCGGCACGAAGGTGAGCCGCGCCACACTGGAAGCGCTCCCTCGCCTGCGCCTGTTGCTCACCATGTCCACCGGCTACGACCATATCGACGTAGACGCCTGCCGCGGACGCGGAATCGTGGTCTGCAACGTGCCCCACTACGGCGAGAACACGGTGGCAGAGCATACCTTTGCGCTCATCCTGTCGCTATCGCGCAAGCTGCACGCGGCGTATTTCCAAAGCCTGCGCGGCGAGTATGAGGTGCGCACTCTGCGGGGCTTTGACCTGTACGGCAAGACGCTGGGCGTGGTGGGAGCAGGCAGTATCGGGTTGCACGTGATACGTATCGCGCGCGGTTTCGGGATGCGGGTGCTGGCGTACGATGCGCGTCCCCAGCGGCTTCTGGCAGACGTGCTCGGCTTCACCTATACCGACATGGACACGCTCCTGCGCGAGTCGGATATCGTCACCCTGCACGTGCCTGCGACTCCCACCACCTATCACCTCATCAACCGCGAGACGCTGGGCAAAATGAAGCGCGGCGCGCTGCTGATTAACACCGCACGCGGTTCGGTGGTGGATACGGAGGCGTTGCTGTGGGCGCTGGAGGAGGGGATACTGGCTGGCGCGGGACTGGACGTGATTGAGGGTGAGGAGTACATCACCGAAGAGAGCGCGCTGCTGAGGATGCCTCTGGCGGAACAGACGCTGAAGCAGCTGGTGCAGGCGCAGGTGGTGCTGAGGCGCGAGAACGTGGTATTCACCCCGCACATCGCCTTCAACAGCCAGGAGGCGGTCGAGCGCATTCTGGACACCACACTGGAGAACCTGCACGCCTTCCTGCAGGGCAACCCGCAGAACGTGGTGGGGTAATCTAACCCCGTGCCGCTCTCGGAGGCGAAGCAGGCACCGCTGTGCTCCGCCGCAAACGAGGGGGGGCTTGCAGCGAATCATCAAGCCGGTGCCTTTTGCTTGCTGGTCCCGAAAAGAAACGGTTACGGCCGGACGCAGCCGCAGGATACTACCTGCGCTTGTCCACTACATTGGATTGATTGTTATAGACATTATTGTTCTGCAGCCCTACCCGAGCTGTTGACTCAATGTAAACACCCGTCTGGTTACTTCTGCAGGTATTATCTGCCAATGCTGCTTCTACTTGATCGAATATGACGATGCCTGTCCAGCTGTTCCCCTCACACAGATTGTTCTTCGCCACGAGCTTTGCAGCGTTGTGCGCGCAAATGCCATGCTGCGCGTTATTTTTGCAGGTATTATCTGCCAATGCTGCTTCTACTTGACCGAATAGGGCGATGCCTGCCCAGCTGTTCCCCTCACACAGATTGTTCTTCGCCACGAGCTTTGCAGCCTTGTCCGCGTAAATGCCATTCTTCGCGTTATTTTTGCAGGTGCTGTTCTCTATCACTGCAATAGAGTTCCCCCACAAGGCGATACCATCAGAACGGTTTCCCACGAAGTGGCTGTTTTTCAGTGTCACCTGGGCGTAGTCGTCTGTTGCGATACCATCCTGCGCATTTTCCTGGCATGTGGTATTCAACAGGGTTGCAGAGCCGTCTTGGAGGATATAAATGCCATTTACTCCGTTTTGTTGAATAACGGTGTCTTTGATGCTCACCTGTGCTCTTTCGCCCACTAAGATTCCAATACCAGAGTTTTTTTCTACGATACAGCTGTCCAATGTCACTGAGGCTGTGTTCCGGAACCAAGCTCCAATGCCTCCCTTAAAACGGCAGCGGTAGAAATTTGCTTGTCCTTGCAAAACAATCACAGCGGCGGATTTGTCTTCGTTACCAATGTACTCGAAAGAGACATCAGAGACCATCACCTTTGTGTTTGCCATGAAGCCAATAACCCACTGTTTGCTCGATGATACTATTCGTGTCTTGTCTGGTCCAGCCCCGCGCAAAATGAGAGGTTGGACGACCCAGAGAGGTTCGTCCAGGTAATAAGTACCCTCTGACAGCTCTATCTCCAGCAGATCTGAAAATGAGCTCTTGCCTAATATCGCGGATAGGTTATCTCGAGGTGTGACAGTTACTCGCTTTCTCTGGCTCTGCGAGGGGGCAGATTGTGGAATAGCCGTCAAAATCATAGCCATCATAAGGTGTTCGCTGGACACCGCCATGTTGAGGTTCTGCCCATTCTGGATGTACTGTGTTGCTACACCAATGACCTTACCAGCTGCATTGAGCACTGGGGACCCGCTGCTGCCCGGTGAGATGGGGGCAGTAATTTGCACAACTCTCCTGCCCTCAAACTCTCGTAGCGCGCTGACAACCCCCGTACTCACAGTGCCCTCCAAGCTCATTGGGGAACCGATGACGCACACAGGTTCACCAGGCTTGAGATTGATCGATAAGGTAGTCTCCAGCACTGCAGGTGGGGTAGCACCGGTATCTAGCAGAGCCAGATCCCAGTTCGAATCAGCGAACAAGACAGATTTGACGTTGTAGATTCTTCCATTGTGTGCACGCACCCTGATGGAACGCATCCCTTTGATGACGTGATAGTTGGTCACCACCCACCCTTTGGTGTGGATGAAGAAGCCTGTGCCAGAGACTTTCTCTTCGGAGTTCTCCGCCAATACCGTTACGACAGCGGGCAAAGTTTTCTCCGCTACCCGGCTCCAGTCTACCGTGCTTTGCGCCAGTGCCGTGACTGCAAGGGTAGTGAGTGTGAAAACCAGTGACAGACGCACTATAGTCATTTGGTCGCCTCCATCTAGTAGTCTACACAGAAATTGTTGGCACAGGAAGGACACCTTTTTACTGGCAAGTGTACGAGAAACTGTGTTTTGCTGCAAGGGTTCGGGATATAGTTCCGATAATATGACAGGGGTGATGAAGTTGAAGATACGAGAGATCGCTATTCACAACTACCGCTCTATTGAGGAAGCAGCTATCCGAACGGGCGACTATTCCTTGCTGATTGGACAGAATAACTCCGGTAAGAGCAACGTGATGGATGCTATGCGCACCTTTTATGAGAAGGACATCAAGTTTGAGTACGAGCGTGACTTTCCGAAGTTCTCCACAGCGGATCAGGAAAGCTGGGTAGAGATAGAGTACGAATTGTCAGAAGAGGAAGCTCACACAGTCAGTCCGGAGTATCTCATGAAGGATTGCTGTGTTCGTCTGCGAAAGTGGTTTCATCCGCCCGACAAAGCAAAGCGGGGTGTCGTAGCCTACGAACACGGCAAGCTATCCAATAACTTGTTCTACGGGTGGAAGAGTGTTGCTCAGGGTAAGATGGGCAACGTCATCTATATTCCCGCCGCCAGCCGATTGGAAGATCACACAAAGTTTACAGGTCCGAGTGCACTGCGTGACCTTGTTGTAGATATTTTGACTTCCGTTCTTGCATCGAGCGATGCTTTCCACGAGCTCAGGGGAGCGTTCTCGTGTTTCAGTCAGAAAATAAAGGAAGAAGTGACCCCTGACCAGCGATCGATATCCCAGCTAGAAAGTCGTATCAACGCGGAGATTGAGGATTGGGGTGTTCGGTTCACTCTGGATGTGACTTTTCCTGATGAAGGAGACATTGTCCGCAACCTGCTTCGCCATGCGCTAAGGGACAGTGATTTAGCAGTAGAGATGAGCCCAGAGGCGTTCGGGCATGGGCTACAAAGACATTTGATTTTTACCCTGATTCGTGTCGCAGCATCCTACTCCACCAGGTTACAGTCCTTGAGGCAAAAAGGCGGATTTTCACCGGACCTGGACCTACTTCTGTTTGAAGAGCCGGAAGCCTTTTTGCATCCTCCTCAGCAAGACGCTCTGGATACAAGCCTGCGACAACTTGCCGCAAGACAAAACTGTCAAGTCATCGCAGTAACCCATTCCCCACTGTTTGTCAGCTGCAACACAGATGACCTGGTTAACCTCATTCGCGTGCGCAGGGACTCTGGAAAAACGAGGGTAGCCCAGGTAAGTAAGGCACAGCTACAGCAAATCTTTGAGGACAATCAACGTATTCGCGAGGTATTGTCATCCTCCGACAAAGGAAATGGAGAGAGTATAGAACTGGAGGCGGTACGACATTTTCTCTGGCTCAACCCCGAACGTAGTAGTATGTTTTTTGCAAACTACGTGTTGATTGTGGAGGGGTTGAGCGAGCAGGTTCTCATTAACCACTTTATCAAAACGGGTAAACTGCCTGGTGGCAAGGGGCTATTCGTGTTGAATGCTGAAGGCAAGTACAACATTCATCGGTTTATGAATCTTCTGGGGGCTTTAGGCATCGCACATGCGGTTTTACACGACGAAGACAGCGGTAGTAAACAGCATGAGTGCTTGAACAAGTTGATCCGAGAGACGAAGAACGAGTTCACCAGGGCTATCGACACGTTCCGAACTAACCTGGAAGATTTCCTCGGCTATTGCGCTGATAACGAGCGGTGGAAGAAAGCTGCACAGATTTTCGCCGCAGTATTGCGCAATCAGATCAGCGAGGATCGAATAGATGCCTTCATCGACAAGGTAAGAGCACTGGTAAAACAACCGGATTGTTGCGAGAGTCCATTATGTAATTCGTAGTACTCTGTCAAGTCTAAATGTTGTTATAGACCACCCGGCGACTGGAAATCGCGGGCAACAACCACAAAACCCCCTTCGGGGGTTGACAACCTGCGTGAGCAGGTTTCGTTCCCTGTTGCCCGCGATTTTCAATTGCTTGGGCAATAAAAACACCTTATGGAAAATATTTGACAAAGTATCAGTACTTTGTCAAATATGAATCTTCGCTTTGCTCATCTGGAGGGCGAACCTCTTGGTGAGCCGAAAACCTGTGCGCTGCAACGGCTCGGCAGGAGCCTCGCCCTCCAGAAGATTGAGTTTTGACAAAGCAGTAGAGCCTCTGAAAGGAGCAATTCCTAAAATACCCGTTTTTATGGAACAATCAGGTGTAACGACGCTAAGTTAAGGAGGTATCTGGCATGAGGACAGTATTCTTGCTCGCCCTGTTCGTTTTGGGATCGCTGATTGCGCTAGATGCGCGGGCGCAACTTACGTTTTCCAATACCTACCAGAAGTGGGACAGCACGATTTACCTGAAAACGGTGCCTTATTGGGGCGTAGTAGTCATTCACTATGTCCCGAAATCAGAGGAAGCAAAACGCAAGCTACAGTGGTTTTATAATACCGTTAGGAGTCTCTCCGCAAAGCACAGTCCCAGAACACTCGGTTTTTTAAGTATGTCCAGGGTGCGACTAATTGGTAATGAATTTGATGATGATAATCCTTTTGAAGAATTGGCGCAGGTGTCGGATATCACCTTGTCTTCGGGACAGACCGTACGCATCGATTGGTGGAATGGAAGTCCAGTATCATTGCCTGCCGGCAAGCCGAAGGCGGTCACTTTGGTGCTTGGGCTGAAAAGCGGCGAGACGTGGCGATGGCACCATCCCGAAGACGTAATGGTACACCTTTTCGTCGGCCAGAGCATCGGCGATGTGTTGGACGACCCCATTCGCCCGACATACCGCATTGCGGAAAGAAACGTTACCACATACGTGCGCGTTGAAGATGACAAGTTGCAGGTCTACGTCTTTCCTCATAATCTTTTAGGTTTAGACACCTTAGAAAAGCTGCGAAAAGACCTGGGTATGTCCATCGTTTTTTTAACACAAACAGGTTTCACCGCACATTCAGTGCACATATACCCTCATGATTGGGTTAAACTATACAGTGAAAAGCCAGAGTACATTCATGGGCTCAAATATGAGACGAGAATATTTCCTGATGAACCGTTTGTAGATGTGAAACTGGGCTGGCTTTCTTTCAAAAGGAGATAATGCCTATTCTCGAGAGGCAGAGGTGGGGTATTACGGCCACGGAAACTCCGGGGCAAGCAGCCCTGTGGTGCTGGCGAGCAATGCCCACAGGGCTGCGCAGCTGAACTCCCCCAATATCATGCCCAGGAAGAAGGGCAGCGCGCGCAGATACAGGTTGTATCCCCCATAACGCTGTATCAGTGACTTCACCACCCACGTCACCAGCACGGGGAACCATATCACATACATCGTCCACGAAGGGCACAGCGCATAGCCTAACGGGTGCAGAGGAAAGCCCATGAAGGTATTGCGCAGGTAGTAGAGCAACCCCGTGACCGCAATGCCCACGCTGAACCATAACGGCGAGGGCGGGGTGAGCTTATCCGCCCCTGTAAGCGCGTTGGAGGCGTCGGTAAACGCCCAGGAGACGTTGGCGTTGGGATAGCCATACAGGTTCACGCCCCCTCGCGTGTAGTGCAGCCACAGCTCGCTGGCGGAGGCGGAGATGAAAGCGACCACAATCGCCACCGCGAACAGGATGGGCAACGCCGCCCGCCGCAGCCCGTGGCGCGGAGCCAGCTGCTGGCTATCCAGAAAGAGCGAGAGCAACATGCCGCGCAGGTCGCGGAAGAAGATGGCGTCCAGAAA contains the following coding sequences:
- a CDS encoding glycerate dehydrogenase, producing MDTLHIGFFEVDDWQAQYLREGLHRLGIADRVQMDFVPHPLHPDGCEACAQYDAVAIFIGTKVSRATLEALPRLRLLLTMSTGYDHIDVDACRGRGIVVCNVPHYGENTVAEHTFALILSLSRKLHAAYFQSLRGEYEVRTLRGFDLYGKTLGVVGAGSIGLHVIRIARGFGMRVLAYDARPQRLLADVLGFTYTDMDTLLRESDIVTLHVPATPTTYHLINRETLGKMKRGALLINTARGSVVDTEALLWALEEGILAGAGLDVIEGEEYITEESALLRMPLAEQTLKQLVQAQVVLRRENVVFTPHIAFNSQEAVERILDTTLENLHAFLQGNPQNVVG
- a CDS encoding hydrolase translates to MREESFEFLRQIVNTPSPSGYEQKAQAIFREYTGRFADEVHTDVLGNSYAVINPGGFPRVMLSGHVDEIGFVVHYISDEGFIYFSPVGGHDSIVPVGHRVHIHTKHGAVLGIIGRKAIHLLSDEERRKKPELSDLWIDIGATSKKEVEERVRLGDPITYVYDLQPLMGEFVTARGFDNKMGCFVVAEALRLLSEQRSELQAAVYAVSTVQEEVGLRGARTIAYEIDPQVAITVDVGHSIDYPGVDKKKHGEQAIAKGPVICRGSHINPLVFEMLVDTATEKQIPYQIEVAGGRTGTDNDAIQLSRSGVATGLVSVPIRYMHTPCELLHLGDLENTVRLLAEFTLKVQPGMDWTPLG